Proteins from a single region of Candidatus Binatia bacterium:
- a CDS encoding iron transporter, translated as MRARAGFAAAERTATLLRPFRTADLPPVPTSFWKLVGPGAVLVGLSIGAGELIIWPRVTAQYGAGMVWAALLGVFLQMWLNIEIGRYTLATGESVYAGYARMAKVFAWVFLALNVLGWIVPGWARACGGALKVLVVGPDGWGSPGTWTAITFAGVAYVLFGPRLVYRSVERTTSTLVVLMTLGLLFVAFSVGSREVWAQLVRGIANFPRKHPEMPPYELFSAIVFAGAGGTANLFYCFYLLDKGWGMGAHVPAIVNPLRKREQKSPEGGYRVRPTGENLERWRGWFRSLVRDQVCFFWLLNSFTILLFILGALAVLHPRGIVPTQDLLVWEEAVILGASWGKAGSYLFLLVGVACLFSTQLTLVDGVARSCADILHANFAWAHRVPLGTLYGGIAGFWILAGIVLTYLYEHLPAILFLLSAGFFGGIAMAIYAPLTLVLNRRFLPEPLRPGPLRTAAVGAVAAFYVAFAGISVFQLVRRFVL; from the coding sequence ATGCGAGCGCGGGCCGGTTTCGCGGCCGCCGAGCGGACCGCCACCCTCCTCCGCCCTTTTCGCACCGCGGACCTTCCACCCGTGCCGACGAGCTTCTGGAAACTCGTCGGGCCCGGTGCGGTTCTCGTGGGCCTCAGCATCGGCGCGGGCGAGCTCATCATCTGGCCCAGAGTCACGGCGCAGTACGGCGCGGGAATGGTGTGGGCCGCGCTGCTGGGAGTGTTCCTGCAGATGTGGCTCAACATCGAGATCGGGCGCTACACGCTGGCCACGGGGGAGAGCGTCTACGCGGGCTATGCCCGGATGGCGAAGGTCTTCGCGTGGGTCTTCCTCGCGCTCAACGTCCTCGGATGGATCGTCCCCGGTTGGGCGAGGGCTTGCGGCGGTGCTCTGAAGGTCCTCGTGGTGGGGCCGGACGGGTGGGGCAGCCCCGGTACGTGGACGGCCATCACGTTCGCCGGTGTGGCGTACGTCCTTTTCGGTCCTCGCCTCGTCTATCGGTCCGTCGAGCGCACGACGTCGACGCTGGTCGTCCTGATGACGCTCGGCCTTCTCTTCGTCGCGTTCTCCGTCGGAAGCCGCGAAGTCTGGGCGCAGCTCGTACGAGGGATCGCGAATTTTCCCCGCAAACACCCCGAAATGCCCCCCTACGAGCTCTTCTCGGCGATCGTGTTCGCGGGAGCGGGCGGGACCGCGAATCTCTTCTACTGCTTCTACCTGCTCGACAAGGGTTGGGGCATGGGAGCGCACGTTCCGGCGATCGTCAATCCGCTGCGCAAACGGGAACAAAAAAGCCCGGAGGGCGGCTACCGCGTCCGCCCGACGGGAGAAAACCTCGAGCGCTGGCGCGGGTGGTTCCGCTCTCTGGTCCGCGACCAGGTTTGCTTTTTCTGGTTGCTCAACAGTTTCACGATCCTTCTTTTCATCCTGGGCGCACTCGCCGTCCTTCACCCGCGGGGCATCGTGCCGACACAGGACCTCCTGGTCTGGGAAGAAGCCGTCATCCTCGGCGCCTCGTGGGGGAAAGCCGGCTCCTACCTCTTCTTGCTGGTCGGAGTGGCGTGTCTTTTTTCCACCCAGCTCACGCTGGTCGACGGTGTGGCGCGCAGCTGCGCGGACATCCTGCACGCGAACTTCGCCTGGGCCCACCGCGTGCCGCTGGGCACGCTCTACGGTGGCATCGCCGGCTTCTGGATCCTGGCGGGGATCGTTCTCACCTACCTTTACGAGCATCTCCCCGCCATCCTCTTCCTGCTGAGCGCGGGCTTTTTCGGTGGCATCGCCATGGCGATCTACGCTCCGCTCACGCTCGTCCTCAACCGCAGGTTCCTGCCGGAGCCGTTGCGACCCGGACCCCTCCGGACCGCGGCGGTCGGCGCCGTGGCCGCCTTCTACGTGGCTTTCGCCGGGATCTCCGTGTTCCAGCTCGTACGGCGTTTCGTGCTCTGA
- a CDS encoding aspartate-semialdehyde dehydrogenase, producing the protein MKRKVAVVGATGIAGQQFLVALAGHPWFEVAALAASERTAGRPYADAIRDPRTGARRWWCQEEPPAEFLDIEVQDASRFDASAVDLVFSAVESDAARELEPRYARTTPVVSTASAFRYEPDVPVLVPGVNPDHRALLDVQRSRRGWKGFVVPLPNCTTMGLVITLKPLFDAYGLARVLMTSMQGISGAGRSPGVIALDIVDNLVPYIPGEEEKVARETAKILGRVEGEVVVPADFAVSATCTRVPVLEGHTESVFVSTVRRCTPAEASELWRSFDPGLRSLGLPSAPEHTIVVHDDPFRPQPRLDREAGGGMTTSVGRVREDPALENGLKYVLVSHNTKMGAAKGAVLVAEYLLATGAL; encoded by the coding sequence ATGAAGCGAAAGGTCGCCGTCGTCGGTGCCACGGGAATCGCCGGGCAGCAGTTTCTCGTGGCCCTGGCGGGCCATCCGTGGTTCGAAGTCGCAGCCCTCGCGGCTTCCGAGCGCACGGCCGGCCGTCCGTACGCCGACGCGATCCGGGATCCCCGGACGGGGGCGAGAAGGTGGTGGTGCCAGGAAGAACCTCCCGCGGAGTTCCTGGACATCGAGGTGCAGGATGCAAGCCGTTTCGATGCCTCGGCCGTCGATCTCGTCTTCAGTGCGGTGGAATCGGACGCCGCACGAGAACTCGAACCGCGGTACGCGCGGACGACCCCGGTGGTGAGCACGGCCTCGGCGTTCCGCTACGAGCCCGACGTGCCCGTGCTCGTCCCGGGGGTGAATCCGGACCACCGTGCTCTGCTCGACGTCCAGCGCAGCCGGCGAGGCTGGAAGGGTTTCGTCGTTCCGCTCCCGAACTGCACGACGATGGGTCTCGTGATCACGCTCAAGCCCCTGTTCGACGCCTACGGGCTCGCGCGGGTTCTCATGACCTCCATGCAAGGCATCTCGGGGGCGGGGAGATCTCCGGGGGTCATCGCGCTCGACATCGTCGACAACCTCGTCCCCTACATCCCCGGCGAGGAGGAAAAGGTGGCGCGAGAGACGGCGAAGATTCTCGGGCGGGTCGAAGGAGAAGTCGTCGTGCCCGCCGACTTCGCCGTGAGCGCCACGTGCACCCGGGTCCCCGTGCTCGAAGGCCACACGGAATCGGTTTTCGTTTCGACGGTCCGGCGCTGCACGCCCGCGGAGGCCTCCGAGCTCTGGAGGTCTTTCGACCCCGGCCTCCGCTCCCTGGGGCTTCCCTCGGCCCCGGAGCACACGATCGTCGTTCACGACGACCCCTTCCGGCCGCAGCCCCGTCTCGACCGGGAGGCCGGGGGTGGCATGACCACGAGCGTGGGGCGGGTACGCGAAGATCCGGCGCTCGAGAACGGCCTCAAATACGTGCTGGTTTCCCACAACACGAAAATGGGGGCGGCCAAAGGCGCGGTTCTGGTCGCGGAGTACCTCCTCGCCACCGGCGCACTCTGA
- a CDS encoding oxidoreductase, with amino-acid sequence MGLVTGAASGIGRAVSRALAHRGARLVLFDLEPLDELAGDLHAVSGEEPLAVRGDVSRSEDVERAVELVGSSCGRLDMLVCAAGVGGGTGATAEYPTPDFDRVVEVNLKGTFLFLKHALPLVVESGGGSVVTMGSVLALVALPGTPAYAASKAGVVQLTRAVASAYARQGVRANCICPGMIDTPMARRATREARQFFVERQPLGRLGTPEEVAALAVFLLSDSASFVTGAVFPVDGGYTAQ; translated from the coding sequence GTGGGGCTCGTGACCGGCGCCGCGTCGGGCATCGGTCGTGCGGTGAGCCGGGCCCTGGCCCACCGGGGGGCCAGGCTCGTCCTGTTCGACCTCGAGCCGCTCGACGAGCTCGCCGGAGACCTGCACGCCGTCTCCGGAGAGGAGCCTCTTGCGGTGCGGGGGGACGTGTCGCGCTCGGAGGACGTCGAGCGGGCCGTCGAGCTCGTCGGCTCCTCCTGCGGGCGGCTCGACATGCTCGTCTGCGCAGCCGGGGTGGGTGGGGGCACGGGAGCGACCGCGGAGTATCCGACGCCCGACTTCGACCGCGTCGTCGAAGTCAACCTGAAAGGGACGTTTCTCTTTCTGAAGCACGCCCTCCCCCTCGTCGTCGAGTCCGGCGGGGGGAGCGTCGTCACGATGGGTTCGGTGCTCGCGCTCGTCGCTCTTCCCGGGACGCCGGCTTACGCCGCCTCGAAGGCGGGGGTCGTCCAGCTCACGCGTGCCGTGGCGTCGGCCTATGCTCGGCAGGGTGTCCGGGCGAATTGCATCTGTCCGGGCATGATCGACACGCCGATGGCTCGCAGAGCCACCCGGGAAGCGAGGCAGTTCTTCGTGGAGCGGCAGCCCCTCGGTCGGCTCGGGACGCCCGAGGAAGTCGCGGCACTGGCCGTGTTCCTGCTTTCGGACTCCGCCTCGTTCGTCACGGGCGCGGTGTTCCCCGTCGACGGTGGCTACACCGCGCAGTGA
- a CDS encoding LLM class F420-dependent oxidoreductase, with protein sequence MRKPRKTKVGLFFPQVGVPFPTMRERVVYADRLGYDSVWVVDHMWARGIPDVDHLEAFTVMTALAAATERIRVGALVFCNSYRNPALLAKMLSSLDVVSGGRTYVGIGAGWMEEEYRAYGYPFPPARVRIEQLEEAVTILKKMFTEPRATFEGKYYAVQDAANNPKPVQKPHPPLLIGGAGERRLLRVVAQHADIWNCPNNAAPEFERKLGALRRHCDAVGRDFEEIEISEQCVAVLGKDEKDFRRQWEAASALLGSVFDLEKTAFRGTPPQLVEQFRRRREQGVTFFTVLFSDFHSAETLDLFAREVLPHLD encoded by the coding sequence ATGAGGAAACCGAGAAAAACGAAGGTAGGGCTGTTTTTTCCGCAGGTCGGTGTCCCCTTCCCGACCATGCGGGAAAGGGTCGTGTACGCCGACCGGCTCGGTTACGACTCGGTATGGGTGGTCGATCACATGTGGGCGCGGGGAATTCCGGACGTGGACCACCTCGAGGCGTTCACCGTCATGACGGCGCTCGCCGCGGCGACGGAGCGAATTCGGGTGGGGGCGCTCGTGTTCTGCAACTCCTACCGGAACCCCGCACTGCTCGCGAAGATGCTCAGCAGTCTCGACGTCGTCAGTGGCGGCAGAACTTACGTGGGCATCGGAGCCGGGTGGATGGAAGAAGAATACCGAGCGTACGGTTATCCGTTCCCGCCGGCGAGGGTACGGATCGAGCAGCTCGAGGAAGCGGTCACGATCCTGAAAAAGATGTTCACGGAACCCCGGGCGACCTTCGAGGGCAAGTACTACGCGGTTCAGGATGCCGCGAACAATCCGAAGCCGGTCCAGAAGCCCCACCCGCCCCTTCTGATCGGCGGGGCCGGGGAACGCCGGCTCCTGCGCGTCGTGGCGCAGCACGCCGACATCTGGAACTGCCCGAACAACGCCGCGCCGGAGTTCGAGAGGAAACTCGGAGCTCTACGGCGTCACTGCGACGCCGTAGGTCGGGACTTCGAGGAGATCGAGATTTCCGAACAGTGCGTCGCCGTACTCGGCAAGGACGAGAAAGACTTCCGGCGACAGTGGGAAGCGGCTTCCGCCCTGCTCGGGTCCGTTTTCGACCTGGAGAAGACCGCTTTCCGCGGGACCCCCCCGCAGCTCGTCGAGCAGTTCCGCAGACGGCGCGAACAGGGAGTCACCTTTTTCACCGTCCTTTTTTCCGACTTCCACTCGGCGGAAACCCTCGATCTTTTCGCCCGGGAAGTGCTCCCGCACCTCGACTAG